One genomic segment of Danio aesculapii chromosome 15, fDanAes4.1, whole genome shotgun sequence includes these proteins:
- the unc119a gene encoding protein unc-119 homolog A, whose translation MKVKQGCDAGVPYTTEEDLLNSPEITPEDVLGLQKITDNYLCGPEQNVHKIDFTRFKIRDMETGTVLFEITKPPTSETGEDRMDFEQNAGRFVRYQFTPAFLRLRQVGATVEFTVGDSPINNFRMIERHYFRGQLLKSFDFEFGFCIPSSKNTCEHIYEFPPLSEDIMREMILHPYETQSDSFYFVDNKLVMHNKADYSYNGGP comes from the exons ATGAAAGTGAAGCAAGGCTGCGACGCGGGAGTCCCGTACACGACTGAGGAGGATTTGTTAAATAGCCCAGAAATAACGCCGGAGGATGTACTCGGGCTGCAGAAGATCACAGACA ATTACCTCTGCGGTCCAGAGCAGAACGTCCACAAGATCGACTTCACTAGGTTTAAAATCCGAGACATGGAGACCGGCACGGTTCTCTTTGAGATCACCAAACCACCAACCTCAG AGACTGGGGAGGATAGGATGGACTTTGAGCAGAACGCTGGACGATTTGTGCGTTACCAGTTCACCCCGGCCTTCCTCAGACTGCGGCAGGTTGGAGCCAC GGTCGAGTTCACCGTAGGCGATTCTCCCATCAACAACTTCCGCATGATTGAGAGGCATTATTTCCGTGGGCAGTTGCTGAAGAGCTTCGACTTTGAGTTTGGCTTCTGCATCCCGAGCAGCAAGAACACCTGCGAACACATCTACGAGTTCCCACCGCTCTCTGAAGACATAA TGCGTGAAATGATCCTTCACCCCTACGAGACACAATCAGACAGCTTTTATTTTGTGGACAACAAGCTTGTAATGCACAATAAGGCCGATTATTCCTACAACGGAGGACCGTAG
- the foxn1 gene encoding forkhead box protein N1: MSSEPQSFLSISSSSSSPSPSPGQLQSFDPLESPCFQMPESQCHQSNGGEGFVPYSQRESDPYRQKSAERFRRHSVDGSPVGRDCGLSENSHYHPYRRQCSEGAISEGQAFSCVRRAGLAGEITTADGLEEQSSWTTLGTDVETTSIMGTRRPYSEPQESSEEPPGYTTVNHQAYSAISPLQHQFYPSRGIDTVSHYYNQSLSSQTSQDSSPQPLYPKPVYSYSILIFLALRNSKTGSLPVSEIYSFMTEHFPYFKTAPDGWKNSVRHNLSLNKCFEKVENKNGNSSRKGCLWALNPAKVEKMQEELHKWRRKDPLTVRRSMARPEELERLLGERPEKLKSHFSLTSSHTHSQPFRVNMHPAYGHQPVHENRILNQKTLYNPLTSQNAVPPPPYISPDPLAFPYYTPVTHQPSIGHPSSPRTGSLDSPLPAHTPPSYSTILQAGHSGTASMQELLLDGEISNDVDALNPSLTDLQLHGSLWEELRNDSLAPDSLVVMDSASSLAQLSPPPARDSAGVCGGRVETEDGVQGSISELYLSSFYTTAFTSAENMPGLISSSANTAIPLQ, from the exons TGTCACCAGAGCAATGGTGGAGAAGGGTTTGTGCCGTACTCCCAGAGAGAAAGCGATCCCTACAGGCAGAAGAGTGCAGAGCGCTTTCGTAGACACAGTGTAGATGGAAGTCCTGTTGGACGAGACTGTGGCCTGTCGGAGAACAGTCACTACCATCCATACAGGCGTCAGTGCAGTGAAGGGGCCATCAGTGAGGGCCAAGCCTTCAGCTGTGTCAGAAGAGCTGGACTGGCTGGGGAAATCACCACTGCTGATGGGTTGGAGGAACAATCCTCTTGGACTACATTAGGCACTGATGTGGAGACCACAAGTATAATG GGAACTCGACGACCTTACAGTGAGCCTCAGGAGAGCTCTGAAGAACCTCCTGGCTACACAACAGTAAACCATCAGGCATACAGTGCCATCAGTCCTCTACAACACCAG TTTTACCCTTCAAGAGGAATAGATACGGTTTCTCACTACTATAACCAAAGTCTCTCATCACAAACATCTCAAGACAGTTCTCCTCAACCACTCTACCCTAAACCTGTCTACTCCTATAG TATTCTTATCTTCCTGGCTCTGAGGAACAGCAAAACAGGGAGCCTTCCAGTGAGTGAAATCTACAGCTTCATGACAGAGCATTTTCCATACTTTAAG ACAGCACCTGACGGCTGGAAGAATTCGGTCCGACACAACCTCTCTCTGAACAAATGCTTTGAGAAGGTGGAGAACAAGAATGGGAACTCCTCTCGTAAGGGCTGCCTGTGGGCCCTGAACCCAGCCAAGGTGGAGAAGATGCAAGAGGAGCTTCATAAGTGGAGACGTAAAGATCCTCTGACTGTACGGAGGAGCATGGCCCGACCAG AGGAGCTGGAACGTCTTCTTGGCGAGAGGCCTGAAAAATTGAAGAGTCACTTCAGTCTGACCAGCAGCCATACACATTCCCAGCCCTTCAGAGTTAACATGCATCCTGCCTACGGACACCAGCCTGTCCACGAGAACAGGATCCTGAATCAGAAGACTCTCTACAACCCTTTAACATCTCAAAATGCTGTCCCGCCTCCTCCTTACATTTCTCCAGACCCTTTAGCCTTTCCATACTACACTCCAGTCACTCATCAGCCCAGCATCGGCCATCCCTCCAGTCCTAGGACAGGCAGTTTGGACTCGCCTCTACCAGCACACACTCCACCAAGCTACAGCACCATCCTGCAGGCCGGTCACAGCGGGACGGCGAGCATGCAGGAGCTTCTGCTGGATGGAGAAATCAGCAATGATGTTGATGCTTTAAATCCCAGCCTTACAGATCTGCAGTTACATG GCAGTCTTTGGGAGGAGCTCAGGAACGACAGCCTAGCTCCAGATTCGTTGGTTGTCATGGACTCGGCCTCTTCTCTAGCCCAGCTCAGCCCACCTCCAGCACGAGACAGCGCGGGGGTCTGTGGGGGCCGTGTGGAGACAGAAGATGGGGTGCAAGGGAGTATTTCTGAGCTGTATCTCAGCAGCTTCTACACAACGGCTTTCACCAGCGCAGAAAACATGCCTGGGCTCATTTCTTCCTCAGCAAACACTGCTATTCCTCTACAATGA